A single genomic interval of Peromyscus leucopus breed LL Stock chromosome 7, UCI_PerLeu_2.1, whole genome shotgun sequence harbors:
- the Tmem115 gene encoding LOW QUALITY PROTEIN: transmembrane protein 115 (The sequence of the model RefSeq protein was modified relative to this genomic sequence to represent the inferred CDS: inserted 1 base in 1 codon), whose protein sequence is MHRALPGARQHLGAILASASVVVKALCAVVLFLYLLSFAVDTDCLAVTPGYLFPPNFWIWTLATHGLMEQHVWDVAISLATVVVAGRLLEPLWGALELLIFFSVVNVSVGLLGAFAYLLTYMASFNLVYLFTIRIHGALGFLGGVLVXLKQTMGDCVVLRVPQVRVSVVPMLLLALLLLLRLATLLQSPALASYGFGLLSSWVYLRFYQRHSRGRGDMADHFAFATFFPEILQPVVGLLANLVHGLLVKVKICQKTVKRYDVGAPSSITISLPGTDPQDAERRRQLALKALNERLKRVEDQSVWPSMDDDEEEAGAKKDSPLPSENASTPPGKGTAPESSLITFEAAPPKP, encoded by the exons ATGCACCGCGCCCTGCCCGGGGCCCGCCAGCATCTGGGGGCCATCCTGGCCAGCGCCAGCGTGGTGGTGAAGGCGCTGTGCGCCGTGGTCCTCTTCCTCTATCTCCTTTCCTTCGCCGTGGACACGGACTGCCTGGCGGTCACCCCGGGCTACCTTTTCCCACCCAACTTCTGGATCTGGACCCTGGCCACCCATGGGCTGATGGAGCAGCACGTGTGGGACGTGGCCATCAGCCTGGCCACAGTGGTGGTGGCCGGGCGATTACTGGAGCCCCTCTGGGGAGCCTTGGAGCTGCTCATCTTCTTCTCGGTGGTCAATGTGTCCGTGGGGCTCTTGGGGGCCTTCGCCTATCTCCTCACCTACATGGCCTCCTTCAACTTGGTCTACCTGTTCACTATTCGTATCCACGGCGCCCTGGGGTTCCTAGGCGGCGTTCTGG GCCTCAAGCAGACTATGGGAGACTGTGTGGTTCTGCGGGTGCCCCAGGTCCGCGTCAGCGTGGTCCCCATGCTCTTGctggcgctgctgctgctgctccgcCTGGCCACGCTGCTCCAGAGCCCGGCGCTGGCCTCCTACGGCTTTGGACTGCTGTCCAGTTGGGTGTATCTCCGCTTCTATCAGCGCCACAGCCGGGGCCGAGGGGACATGGCGGACCATTTTGCGTTTGCCACCTTCTTCCCGGAGATCCTGCAGCCTGTGGTGGGACTGCTGGCCAACCTGGTGCATGGCCTCCTGGTGAAAGTCAAGATTTGCCAGAAGACGGTGAAGCGCTACGATGTGGGAGCGCCGTCTTCCATCACCATCAGCCTCCCAGGGACAGACCCTCAAGATGCGGAGCGGAGAAG GCAGCTGGCCCTAAAGGCTCTCAACGAACGGCTGAAGAGAGTGGAGGATCAGTCGGTCTGGCCCAGCAtggatgatgatgaagaggaggcTGGGGCCAAAAAGGACAGTCCTCTGCCCTCGGAAAACGCTTCCACACCCCCAGGGAAGGGCACTGCCCCAGAATCCAGTCTCATTACCTTCGAGGCAGCTCCCCCCAAACCGTAA